CTGGCCGTTCTGCAAACCACCCGGCTTGATTTGGTGGTGCTCAATGCCAATTTGGCCGACCCCCCGGCTTCAACGCTTTTGGCCCAATTGACCGCGCAAGAGGTTGATTTGCCAGTGGTATTGGTGGGAGCCAACGGGAAATCGTTTGGCCCGGATAGGGATTTTAATTATCCAAACATCATTGGCTGGCTCAATCAACCCTTTACGCCCGCCGAATTGGCCTCCGTTATTCATTCTGCGCTGGCCAGCCCCCCCTCCACCAGTGATCTGGTTTTGGCCAAACGCGCCGAGTTGGTGGAGGCCAACCAGCAGCTTACGCAGCGAGTTCAGGAGTTGGAAACCCTGTTTAAAATTGGCAAATCCGTCACCGCGCTGCTGGACCTGGAGGCCGTGCTCAGCCTGCTGGTCAAATCTGCGGTCAAGTTGGCCGGGGCCGATGAAGCTTATTTGCTCCTGGTTGATGAAACCAGCGGCGACCTGTACCTGCGGGCGCAGACCAATTTGGGAATTGAGGCCACGCAGGATTTCCGCATCCGGGTTAACGACTCCATTTCCGGCCAGGTGGTCAAAAACGGCGAACCGATTATCCTGGCCAGGGATAGCAACAGCCTGAAGGTAAAAACCGGCTTAACCGTTTATTCTTTGGTGAATGTGCCGGTGAAAGTGGGGCCGGAGGTGATTGGCGTGCTGGGGGTTGATAATCGCCGCCAGACGCGGGCTTTCACCGGCGACGACCAGAAGCTTTTGTCCGCGCTGGCCGATTGGGCCGCCATTGCCATTCAAAACGCCAGGCTTTATGCCACCACCAAAGAGTTCAGCCGCGATCTCAAACTTATCAATCACGTGAGCCGGTTGGTTTCCAGCACCCTGGATGTGGAACAAATTCCTCGCCTGCTCATCCAGCGCACCGCCGAGATTTTTGAGGCCGAGTGCGGCTCCCTGGCCCTGGTGTCGGAAGAAAAAGGCGGGGTGATTTTTCAGGCCGCTTACGACGGCGAGGGTCACGAGATAAAAACCTTGCGCGACTTTTTGATGCCCTTTGGCGAAGGCATTATTGGCACGGTGGCCCAAACCGGCATCCCCCATCTTGTCAACAATGCCCAGCAAGACCCCGGCTGGTCTCCCGTGGCCGACCGCTTGACCGGCTTCACCACCAAAAAACTCATTGCCGTCCCCCTCATTGCCGAGGGCAAGATTTTGGGCGTGATGGAATTGCTCAACAAAAAGGAAGGCGATTTTGGCCAGCGGGATGTTGAACTGCTGCTGCTGGTGGCTGCCTCTGCCGCCATTGCCCTGAGAAACGCCCAGCAATATACGGCCTTAATGCAAAGCAATGCGGCGCTCCGGGAGGCCCAGGCCCGGCGTATTGCCGCCGAGCGGTGGGCCGTATTGGGTAAGGCGGCCGGCAACCTGGCCCATCGCATCAATAACACTACCGCTTTGGTGCCGATGACCACCCAATATCTGGCCGAGTTGTTGCAGCAAGTGGACATGTCCCCTGACCTGAGAAAAGAAGTTGACGAAAATTTGGGCCGCATTGAGCGCAACACCCTTTACACCGTTGACCTGGCCATGGCCCTGTTGCGCCGTTTTCGCCACCAACCGGCGGAGGCGCAAGAGGTTAACGAATTGGTGAAACGGGCGCTGGCCTCTATTGAAATCCCGGCCAATATCAAAGTAGTGTGCCACCTGGACCCCGACTTGCCGGCTGTAAATACCAGCGATTTATTGGTAGACATTTTTGTAGAGCTAATCACCAACGCTGTCCAGGCCATGACCCAAACCGTCAGCCTGCTCCGCATTGCTTCCTTTGCGGTGGGCAACTGCGTTTCTGTGCAGGTAACCGATAATGGGCCGGGCATTCCCAAAGATAAACTCGGCCAGATTTTTGATATGTTCTATACCACCAATCCGCGCGGCCTGGGTTTTGGTTTGTGGTGGGTCAAAACCTTTTTAGAGCAGCAAGGCGGCGAAATTACGGTTGAGAGCCAGCCCAACCAGGGCACAACCTTTACCGTAACGCTGCCTTGCAACCCCTTGCCGCACCCCCCGCCGTTGCGTTCCTGGACAGAATAGGGTAAGATGGCTGGGTAAGGTATTACTGGTTATAAAATTATTGGAGAACACATGATGCGCAAACGTATTTTAGTGGTTGATGATGTGCCCGATTGGCGGGCAATCTTACAAGACGTTTTAAAAAGCGACTATGAGGTCAAAACTGTTGATAATTACCAGGCCGCTATGGACGTGATTCGTAAAAGAGAAGCGGAGCTGGTGATTGTTGACCTGCGCCTCAGCCCCACAGACGAGAATGACCGCCAGGGGATGGAGTTGTTAAAACAATTGGCCGAACATCGCATTAACTCAATTGTGCTCACCGGCTACCCAGAACGCGCTTTGCAGGAAGAGGCTCAGGAGAAATATAAGGCTTTTGAATTTATTGACAAGAGTAAAGTGGCCGGAAACCTTAAACGTCTTCGGGAAGTGGTGCGCGAAGCTTTTAAGATATTGGAGAAAGTACAGGAAAATCAGAATAACGCTATCCAGGCGGCTGCGGCTTTGCAGCCGGTAAAATTTACCCCGGACCTATCGCCCTGGCCCTTACAGAAATACAGAAAAAAATAAATTGCCAATATGCCTGAAAGATTAAACCAATGAGCCTGAACCTGAATATTGAAGGCATTGTTTTATTGCTTTTTTTTATTGCGCCCGGTTTTTTGTACATGCGCACTTATATGGCCTATCGCCCGCGCTACTATGCTGCCCCCAACGCTTTTGCCCAATTTGTGCTGGCCGTTATTGGCAGCGCCATTATCCATGCCACGTTGTTCACCGGCATTGCTTTGGGCTTATTGGGTTTCTGGGCCATTACCGGCAATATACTTTATCTCAACACTTATATTGACCCAACTATTCCGCTTATCAACTATCCTTTGCCCATTTCAGCCCTGATCATCTTTTTTACTATTCTTTATCTGGCCTTTAGTTTGGTGCTGGCCCGCCGTTTTGCGGCCTTTTTGGGGTCTCGCACCGGGGCCAGCCGCCCGCGCTGGTGGAAAAGAATTATGGGCGAAGACCCGCCGGAACCTTTTCTGCTGTGGCACACCATGCTCCAAATCGAGCCGCTCCAACTTGGTTTAATTCCACCCCACCTCAGGATTCAATTACGTAACGGCGAATACTTTGAAGGCGACCTCTACCAGATGCGGCTGGTAGGCGATGAAGAAAACACCGTTGAATTGGCTTTGCGCCGCATCTCCCGCCGGCCCAGCCCGCCAAAGTACGAGGGCGAAGCCGATATGCAGCCCTCGGATTTGGACCCTTTGCCCGACCAGGTTATCCTGCTCAAATCTGCTGATATTCTGTGGCTGACCCGCAACGATATTCCGCGGTAAATAGTATTCGCCTTGCGCATTTTGGGGTTTTACGTAGGCCATCCGCCAAAATGCATTATCCAAAAAGGAACACCTGACGCATGTTTGAAGTTATCTTTCTTGGCACCTCCGCTTCAGCCCCGTCCATTCAGCGCGGGCTTTCGGCCAATATAGTGTTGTACCGGGAGCATCGTTTTTTGATTGACTGCGGCGAAGGCACTCAACGCCAAATTTTGCGCAGCGGCCTGGGCTTCAAACGGCTCAATAAAATATTGCTCACCCACGGCCACCTGGACCACATTCTGGGCCTGGGAGGGCTGGCTTCCACCTTTAGCCGCTGGGAAGCCATTGATTCTATGGAAATCTATGGCGGTTCGGCCACCCTGGCCCGCGTTAAAGATTTGTTGCTCAAAGTGGTTCTGCGCGCCGATAAATTATCCCTCAAACTCAAGTTCATTTCCCTTAAACCCGGCCTTATTTTTGAGGATGACGCCTTTCAATTAAGCGCCTTCCCGGTAACCCACCGGGGCGCGGATTGTTTTGGTTTTTTATTTCAAGAAAAAGTGCGCCACCCCTTTTTAAACGATAAAGCCGAAGCCCTGGGCGTGCCCGTTGGCCCGGAACGGCGGCAATTGGTGGCCGGCAAAGCCGTTACCCTGGCCAACGGCCAGGTGATTCAGCCCGATGCGGTGCTGGGGCCGGCAGTGCCCGGGGCCAAGCTGGTTTTTGTAGGCGATACCGGGCGCACGGATGATTTGCTGGAAGTTGCCCAAAATGCCGATGCCCTGATCATTGAAGCCACCTATCTCAATGCAGAGGCAGAAATGGCCCACCGTTTTGGCCACATCACCGCTACCCAGGCGGCGCAACTGGCCGGCCAGGCTAACGTGCAGCGGCTCTACTTAACCCATCTCTCCCGCCGCTACCGTGACCAAGACGTAGAGGACGAAGCGCGCGCTATTTTTCCCAACACCACGGTGGCGCGGGATTTTGACCGGATAAAAGTAACGAGGGAGAAAAGTCACAGGTTTGAATGAATTATAGGGATTGATATTTACCAAAATGCAACAACTTCTTTATGATAACGCCCAGTCATTCAACCTTTTTCTCACCCATACCCAACTCAACGCTTTTACCCAATACAGCCGGGCACTCATTGCCTGGAATCAGAAAGTCAATCTCACCCGCATTGTCGCGCCGGAAGAAATTGCGGTGAAACATTTTCTCGACTCGCTCTCTGTTTGCCTGGTTTTGCCAAACTTACCCCCAGATCTTTCTATCATTGACGTGGGCGCGGGCGCGGGTTTTCCCGGCCTGCCCCTCAAAATTGCCCGGCCCGAGATACACTTGACGCTGCTGGAATCAACCGCCAAAAAAACCGCATTTCTCCAACATTTAGTTGATCTTCTGCAATTAAACAACGTAACCGTTTTGACCGCTCGCGCCGAAGAGGCCGGTCAGCAGGCCGCACACCGCGAGCAGTACGACGTGGCCGTAGCTCGGGCCGTGGCCGCGCTGCCTATGCTGGTCGAATACACCTTGCCTTTGGTCAAAGTGGGGGGGCGGGTGATTGTCCAAAAAGGCCGGCATCCCGCCGTTGAAGTCAGAACAGCGGTCCAGGCCCTGGGGATTTTAGGCGGCCAGATGGGCCAGATTTTGCCCGTTGACGTGCCGGGGCTGGAGGCCGAACGCCACCTGGTGGTTATTCATAAACAAAAACCCACGCCAAAACAATATCCGCGCCGGCCCGGTCTACCGGCCAAAAAGCCGATTACCTGAACCGGCTATCTTTCTTGCCAGGTATAAGCATTATTGGACATTGTGACCAGCACTGCGGGCGGCATAAGCTGCGCCCGGATGCCATCGGGCGTGATAATACTGGGCACAAGTTCAACATTTTCGCCTGGCGTAAGGCCGTTGAGGTCCACCCATACCCGGATCAAGATGGGGTCGTTCTCGATCTGCTGCAACGTAGGCAACGGCCCGCTGAGCAGCACGTCTACGGTGGGAGGCTTGAGGGTAGCCGTGATGCTCGCCGGCAGGCCGGGCAATTCCACCGGGCGGGCAACCAGCAGGTCCCCGGTGCGAGCCTTGATCTGGACGGTGACGTTTACGGCGCGCACTACACTGCCGTTGTTGGTATCCAAAGCCTGCACCCCGGCCGGCAAGTCAAGCGGAACCTGAGTTTCCAGGTTGCCAAAGGCCTGGCTGATGTTTATGGGCACGGTATCAATAAACCCGCCTATTTCCGCCAAACGTTCCGGCGGGCCTTGCAGGGCCACACTGGCCGGGCTAACGTTCAGGCCGCTTAACCAGTAGCCCAAGGGCGGCGGACCGCTGGGCACCACCCGAACCCCCACGTCGCGGGCGTTGGCGCGCTGCTGGATGGGAATATTGACCCGGACCTGGGCGGGTTCCAGGTTGATCCCGGTCATTTCACGGCCATCTTGGTCTAATGCCTGCAAGGGGCGGGTTTCTTGCAGCGACGCCCCCGCATTGGCCAAAGACACGGAAGTGCGAACCCGGCTGACGGCTTCTACCAGCGGTTCCGGCCCGCTCACCTGAACTTGCGCCGGCACAGCGGCAGGTTGGCCCGTGATTCTGTAGGCCGGCGATAGGTTTTGTTGATCGGGCAAATCTATGGCCACAGGCAGGGTTTTGCTGATAACCGGCGCTATCTCCAGATCCAGGATGGGAGGGTCTACCGATAATACCCGCACCGAGGCAGCGCCGGAATTGACCTGAATAGGCGAATGTTGCAAGCCCGGCAAGGCCTCCTTTAAAGAGACAACCGCCTGAAAACTGGCGGGGCGAAGGGTCAAACCCACCTCGGCCGTGGCTTGCACTATGGCCGATACCGTAGCCGGCGGGGGGGTCATCAGGGCGCTGTTGACCGGCAAATCCACCACCCGCAGGGGGATATTATCCACCCTATACCGCCGCGCCGGATTGGTCTGCTCACTCACAAACGACCAGGCCGCCACCCCCAACAACAGAGAAATCAACATAAGGTTAAAGTATGGCCAAAGGCGGCGCAACAAGGATGGTTGGCCGGACTGTGGCCAGAGTTGAAGAATAAAATGACGCAGCGACAGGGAGGATGGTTGAGCAGTAAGAGGCGCATAAAAATTAAACACCTGTTCCCGCAGAGTGGTGCTTTTGAGGGGGCGCCACAAGCGGCCGTCACGCGCCACCGAAATCTCGCCTGTTTCTTCACTCACCACAATCACCAGGGCGTCGTAGTTTTCACAAAGGCCCACGGCGGCCCGGTGCCGCGTGCCCAGGCGGCGTTCGGCGGGGAGGGGGTTTTGGGTGAGCGGCAATACGCAGCCGGCGGCCGTTATCTGATCGCCGCGAATAATCACCGCGCCATCGTGTAGGGGTGTGCCGGGATAAAAGATGGATTGAAGTAACTCGCCGGTGGCCTGACCGTCAAAAGGGATGCCGGTTTCCACTATCTCCTGCAACGAGTCGTTGCCCTCTAAAACAATCAAGGCCCCGGTTTTACTTCTGGATAGGTTTTCAATCGCCGGCATTAACCTGGCCAAGATCGACTCTGTGGCCGTCTGCCGCACGGCCCGGCCAATGGCCGTATTGCGGCCCAAACGTTCCAATAAACGGCGTAGTTCCGGCTGAAAAATAATGGGCGTGCCTACCAATAGGGCAATCAGGGAAACCCGCACCAGCCAATCAAAGGCGGGCAGGGGCAAGACAATGGTGACAATGAGCAGGAGCGCGCCCAGGGCCAGCGTGCCGCGCAATAAAAAACCGGCCCGGCTTCGCTGGATCAAGTTGAGTAACACAAAAAAGGCCATGCTGACCAGCAGTAAATCTAGCCCTTCCAGCCAGGTTAAATTTGACAACCGGAACATGGCATCGGCATATAAAGATTGTAAGGGCGTCATGGGAGCCTACCGCAGTTTGACCACAGTTTAAAATCCGATTGGTTTTTTCTTTTCATGATAGGTCTTCTTTCCTCCCCCCTCATAAATCTTCCTCCCCCCTCATAAATCTGTTGAGACTTAATTATACGCCAGCAACGGCTTAAACCTTCATCCCTGAGAATCTTTGGGAAAGGAAATTAAGTGTGTGTTGACGACACACCTAATCGGCGGTATACTTTATCCCAAATCATTTTACGAAATCAGGGAATATTTTTGGTGCCCGGACTTGCCCTTAAACCACAATCTTATATCTTGGTCGTTGCCGTCTTGCTGCTGACTCTCTTTTTAACCTCTCCGACCGTAGCCCAGGAGACTGATAGCACCTTTGCTCCCGTTGTTGAAGAAATATTTCTGGCCTTAACCCCCACCGAGCGAGTCGGACAACTCTTTATGGTCTCCTTTAATGGCGCCGACGTAGGCCCTGATTCTGACCTGGCTGAACTGATTCAAACCTATCGCATTGGCGGCGTTGTGCTTTCCGCTCAAAATAAAAATTTCACCAACAACCCGGATGCCCCCTTGCAAGTGTTGGCCCTGACCAATGCCTTGCAAACGCTGGCCCAAGAAGCGCCCCCCTCTTTGACCGAAAGCGGAATAATTACCCCTACTCTGGTCATCACCTCACCCCTTGCCACCACTGCCTCTCTTACCCCAACCTCTACCACCACGCCCACCGTTAAAACTTACCCGCCCCTGCCTCTGTTCATTGCGGTTGGCCATGAAGGGAATGGCTTCCCCTATACTCAAATTCGGGGCGGCCTGACTGACATCCCAAATCAAATGGCTCTGGGGGCAACCTGGAGTCCAGAAAATGCTCGTTTAATCGGCCAGACCGTGGGCCAAGAGTTATCGCTATTGGGCGTTAATATGCTTTTTGGCCCCTCGTTAGACGTTCTGGACAATCCTCGCCCGGAACGGGGCGGGTCGTTGGGGACGCGCACGTTTGGGGGACATCCCTTTTGGGTGGGCAAAATGGGCCAGGCTTATATTAATGGGGTTCACGAGGGCAGCGCCAACCAGGTGCTCACCGTTGCCAAACATTTTCCCGGCTTTGGCAGCAGCGACCGGGAGATCAACCAGGGCGTACCCACCATTTTAAAATCGTTGGATGATTTGCGTGAAACGGAATTACGCCCTTTTTTCCGGGTAACCCGTCTTGACCCGGAAAAACCGCAAGACATGGCTGGTTTAACGGATGGTTTGATGACGGCCCATGTCCGCTACCAGGGTTTGCGGGGCAATGTGCCCATCAGCCTGGATGCCAGAAACCTGCCCACTATTTTGGCTTTGAAAGAGTTTGTGCCCTGGCGTGAAGCCGGTGGCCTGATTGTCAGCGCGCCATTGGGCGCACCGGCTGCGCTGGAAGGGATTACTACCGGCGATAATTTTCCCGCGCGGCGTTTGGCCCAAGATGCCTTTTTGGCCGGCAGCGATATTTTGCTGCTGACCAATTTTTCCTTTGCCAATAAACCTGAAAACCAAATGGTCAATATCAAAAATGCCATTGGCTTTTTTCAAGAAAAATACGCCGGGGACCCTAATTTCCAGGCGGCGGTAGACAAAGCGGTCAAGCGCATCATCAAAGCCAAACTAAAACTGTACGGCCCAAACCTGTTAGAAACCAATCCGCAAAAACAGGTAGAAGATTTGGCCCTCTTAAATGAGCGGGCCATAGACCTTGATCAAATTGTGCAAGCCGGCGTCACTCTGATTACGCCAATGACTCAAGCAGAGGTAGACCCTCTCCCAGACCCCCCCCAGCCTGGCGAGAGTATTCTCATTTTTACCGACAACCGGCAGGCCCAGGATTGCCCCACTTGTCCTGAGTTTGACCTGGTTGGGACAACGGCTTTGCAGGAAATTATTTTGCAACTGTTTGGCCCGGAAGCCACCGGGCAAATACAGCCGGAACAAATCACCAGCCTTAGTTTTACCCAGTTAAAAGCAATGCTGGCCGAAGAAGCCCCGCTCGGTAGCACTGTCACCCAAGCCAGGATTGAAGCCGCCAATTGGATCATCTTTGTTATGCTTGATATCAATAGCGAAAAATATCCCCAATCTGATGCAGTTAGAGAACTCCTGCGTCAGCGCTACGATACCCTGCGCAACAAAAAGCTGGTGTTGTTTGCCTTTGACGCCCCTTATTTTTTAGACGAAACAGAGATCAGTCAATTGACCGCTTACTACGGCTTTTACAGTAGAGGACGCGATTATCTGGAAGCCGCCGCCCGGCTGCTGTTTCAGCAATTTGAGCCGGTTGGCGCTTCGCCGGTGAGAATACCGGCCCTCGGCCCCCTTGATCTCAATCCCGACCCGACCCAGGTTATCCAATTGCAACCGGTGCAAACTATTGACAAAGACGGCAACATTAATCCCCTGGAAGAACAACCCGAACCACGCACCTCTTTAGATTTGGCCGTGGGCGAGAGTATTCTGTTCCGCACCAGTGTGATTGTTGATAAAAATGGCCACCCGGTGCCCGATGGCACGCCGGTAGATTTTTTTAGATTCTATCCATTGGAAGGGCTGTCGCTGGAACCGTTGAGAACCAGCACCGTGAGTGGCGTGGCCGAAATCACCATTGTCAAAGACCGGGACACGCCTTTGCAGGTAAGCGCCTCAAGCGACCTGGCCACTCAGGCCGTTCCTTTTGACATTGGCCCCGGCATTGTTAACACTCCCACGCCTACCATTACCCCTACCCCACCTCCTACAGAGACTTCTACCCCCACGTCTACTTTCACCATGACCCCTACCGTGGAAAATACGCCGACCATAACCCCCACGCCCGTCCCCACCCCCGCCCTGGTGCCACTTCCGCCGCCAAAACCTGTATCCTTTATTGACCTGTTTTATTCGCTGGTAGGCATGATCCTGATTGGAGGCATTGCTTTTACCTTGGGTGGAGATCGTTTTTCGTTAGAGGAACGCATCCGCCCGACCCTGGTGGCCGTAGCCATTGGCCTGGTAGGTTACATTGGTTACACCATTTTGGCTATGATGTATCCGGCTTCATCCCTGGCCGAACGGGGTGCGGCAGGTCACTGGGTAGCGCCGCTGATCAGCCTGGTGTTTGCTATTTTGGGGGTGGCGGCCTGGTTCTTGAAGCCGGGCCGGATTTTCTGGGTAAAAGATGTGGAACGTTTAAAAGCGTTTTGGAGGGAGAGCAGCTTAGGGGCTTATTTCGCTAATGGGGGTCTGCCGGCCCGTCTCCAATCCATTCTCCACAGTCAAGCCGGGCGTGAAAGTGAGAATGACGGCCAGGATCAGGAGGGCGGCAATGAGCGCCAGTAAAACCCGGTTGCGCCAAAAAACAGCCCGCCAGCCATTAACTCGCTCTCCGTTCACCACAATCGGCGCGCCGGTGAGCAACTCTCGCCGAAATTGTTCAATGTTGGCCGGACGTTCTTCCGGGTGCAAGCCCATGGCGTGAAGCACGGCATGCTCTGTTTGCAGCGAAACATCAGGGTTAATAGTTCTGATGCTCAGAGGCGGTTGTTTTTTAGCCTGAATGTAGCGCGTTTTGGCATCGGGCGGTGGCTGGTTGGTGAGCAGGTGGTACAGGGTAGCGCCCAACGAATAAACATCGGAGCGACCATCGGTATGGCCGGTGTCGCCCCCAATCTGTTCCAGGGGCGCATATTGGATGGTTACCCGGCCTTGCAAAACTGTCACCGTGCGATTATCGTCGGGCAGCAACAGTTTGACCAGGCCAAAGTCAACCAGTTTAATGGTGCCGTTAGGGGTAACTTTAATATTTGAAGGTTTTATATCCCGGTGGAGAACAGGAGGGTCTTGTTGATGCAGGTGCTCCAAAGCGTTGATCAACTGCTCGGTCCAGAGGAGCGCCTGCTTTTCAGGAATAAAGGCTTGACGATGTCTGGCGTTTTCAATGATTTCGCGTAAATCTTGGCCAGGCACAAAATCCATTACCAGGTATTCACGGCCATTAAAAAAGAAAAAATCCGACACTTTGGGCAGGTTAGGATGGTCTAAACGGGCCAATACACTTGCTTCCCGGTGAAAGGCCGCTTGAATTTGCTCCTGGTGTTCTTTGGAGGCATTGGGGTCTAAATAAACTTCCTTAATGGCGCACAGGCGACCTTCCAGGCGCAGATCTTCGGCCTGGTAAATGGCTCCCATTCCCCCCTGACCCACCAGGTCCAGAATGCGATACCGAGACCACAAAATAGTGCCGGAATTCAATATTCCTGACATTTTAACTTTTTCTTCTCCAACTTTTGGCGTGTTGATACTTACGGCCGCCGTTGAACGGCCGCAACTATCCTCCTTTGAGGTAAGATACAAATTTACCCAATGATAGCTTAATCTAACAAACCTTTTCTGTCAAAAGCTTCAGGCCTAATTTATGAATTTATGCAGGAGGCAACCACAATGATGTATCAAGAAGTCGCTATGTTATTGGTGCAGGAAGGAAATAGTCCCAAAACACAGTGGTTTTTAACCGAGCCGACCATGATTATTGGCCGCGACGCCACCAGCGACGTGCAAATTGACGACCGCCAGGTATCCCGGCGCCATGCCGAAATCAGCCGTACCCCCAAAGGTTATACTATCCGCGATTTAGGCAGCAAAAACGGCACCTTTCTCAACGGCGAAGCCATTTCCGCCGAGCCTCAATTTATCCGCACCGGCGACGAGTTAAGCATTGCCCTGTGCGCCAAACTAACCTTTATTGAAGACGACGCCACCGCGCCGGCCGTGCCCCTGCAACGACGCGAAGCGGCCATTAAAATGGATTTTGCCGCCAAACGGGTGTGGATCAACGGCCAGGAAGTTGCGCCGCCGCTGTCCGTAGCCCAGTACACCTTGTTAGAACTTTTATACCGGAACGCGGGCAACGTGGTTTCGCGGGACAAGGTGGTGGAAACCGTTTGGTCGGCGGATGAGGCGGAAGGCGTTTCAGAACAAGCCATTGACGCCCTGGCCCGCCGCCTGCGCGAGCGTATCGGCGAGATTGACCCGGATAACAAGCTGTTTGAAACCGTGCGGGGATACGGGTTCCGGTTGAATTTATCGTAAGGGTCCAAACAGCTTGCGGCTGAATATTAAGCGCCCGGCTCACTACCCAACTTTACAGGGCCGCTCGCCGTCAAATGAACCCGGGTGAGGCCATTTTTTATCCACGCCGGCGCCCGCGCCTGGCCTTCCCGGGCCAAGACCAACATCATTCCAAAAATAACCAGGATATTGGTCAGCAAAAAGAAGATGAATTCCTCCAGGGGTAAACGGTTACCCAGAAAGATGTTGAGGGATTGGGCCGGGTTGATGGTCCAGGTGCCGGATTGAATGGCCAGGGCGTCGGCAAAGCTGAGGTAAAACAGCAAGGGCAACAGGGTTGCCGCCACCAGCCGCCGGTGTCGCCAGAGGATGTCGGCGCCAAAGGCTGTTTGCAGCATAATGGGCGGCAAAGCCCAGATCAACTGTAGGGCCAGGTATGTGCCCGGCGCCCAACCCCGGACCAGGATAAGCCCCGCTATTACCCAAATTAAACCCAAAACCGCCGTTGAGATCCGGCGTAGTTGTTGGGCGTAAGGCAGGGGCCGGGGGTCAAACTTGAGCCGGCGGGCCAGGTACAACCACCACAACCCGGCCAGAAAAGTTTGCAACACAAAAAAAATGTATTCCTCAATTGGCACCCAGCCCAGGGTAACGCCGGTAACCAGAGTGGGGTTGTACCACCATACGGCCGTGGCCACCAGGTAGTTGTCCCAGGGGGTGGTATAAACAACGGCCACTACCACGTGCGCCAGCAGCACTATCCAGGCCGGATAACTTTGCCATTCATGGGGCAGTGTGATCCCCCGCTGCCTATCGCGCCAGGTTAAGCCACCAAGCACCGCCAGGGGAATAAGGAGAAACAGAGCCAGAAAAGTAAAATAGCTCATCC
This is a stretch of genomic DNA from Anaerolineae bacterium. It encodes these proteins:
- a CDS encoding response regulator; the encoded protein is MMRKRILVVDDVPDWRAILQDVLKSDYEVKTVDNYQAAMDVIRKREAELVIVDLRLSPTDENDRQGMELLKQLAEHRINSIVLTGYPERALQEEAQEKYKAFEFIDKSKVAGNLKRLREVVREAFKILEKVQENQNNAIQAAAALQPVKFTPDLSPWPLQKYRKK
- the rsmG gene encoding 16S rRNA (guanine(527)-N(7))-methyltransferase RsmG, with the protein product MQQLLYDNAQSFNLFLTHTQLNAFTQYSRALIAWNQKVNLTRIVAPEEIAVKHFLDSLSVCLVLPNLPPDLSIIDVGAGAGFPGLPLKIARPEIHLTLLESTAKKTAFLQHLVDLLQLNNVTVLTARAEEAGQQAAHREQYDVAVARAVAALPMLVEYTLPLVKVGGRVIVQKGRHPAVEVRTAVQALGILGGQMGQILPVDVPGLEAERHLVVIHKQKPTPKQYPRRPGLPAKKPIT
- a CDS encoding GAF domain-containing protein, which encodes MPSGGKNPRILIIAPTDDASLRVSLEKQYGLVVRHQTSGQAALAVLQTTRLDLVVLNANLADPPASTLLAQLTAQEVDLPVVLVGANGKSFGPDRDFNYPNIIGWLNQPFTPAELASVIHSALASPPSTSDLVLAKRAELVEANQQLTQRVQELETLFKIGKSVTALLDLEAVLSLLVKSAVKLAGADEAYLLLVDETSGDLYLRAQTNLGIEATQDFRIRVNDSISGQVVKNGEPIILARDSNSLKVKTGLTVYSLVNVPVKVGPEVIGVLGVDNRRQTRAFTGDDQKLLSALADWAAIAIQNARLYATTKEFSRDLKLINHVSRLVSSTLDVEQIPRLLIQRTAEIFEAECGSLALVSEEKGGVIFQAAYDGEGHEIKTLRDFLMPFGEGIIGTVAQTGIPHLVNNAQQDPGWSPVADRLTGFTTKKLIAVPLIAEGKILGVMELLNKKEGDFGQRDVELLLLVAASAAIALRNAQQYTALMQSNAALREAQARRIAAERWAVLGKAAGNLAHRINNTTALVPMTTQYLAELLQQVDMSPDLRKEVDENLGRIERNTLYTVDLAMALLRRFRHQPAEAQEVNELVKRALASIEIPANIKVVCHLDPDLPAVNTSDLLVDIFVELITNAVQAMTQTVSLLRIASFAVGNCVSVQVTDNGPGIPKDKLGQIFDMFYTTNPRGLGFGLWWVKTFLEQQGGEITVESQPNQGTTFTVTLPCNPLPHPPPLRSWTE
- the cdaA gene encoding diadenylate cyclase CdaA → MTPLQSLYADAMFRLSNLTWLEGLDLLLVSMAFFVLLNLIQRSRAGFLLRGTLALGALLLIVTIVLPLPAFDWLVRVSLIALLVGTPIIFQPELRRLLERLGRNTAIGRAVRQTATESILARLMPAIENLSRSKTGALIVLEGNDSLQEIVETGIPFDGQATGELLQSIFYPGTPLHDGAVIIRGDQITAAGCVLPLTQNPLPAERRLGTRHRAAVGLCENYDALVIVVSEETGEISVARDGRLWRPLKSTTLREQVFNFYAPLTAQPSSLSLRHFILQLWPQSGQPSLLRRLWPYFNLMLISLLLGVAAWSFVSEQTNPARRYRVDNIPLRVVDLPVNSALMTPPPATVSAIVQATAEVGLTLRPASFQAVVSLKEALPGLQHSPIQVNSGAASVRVLSVDPPILDLEIAPVISKTLPVAIDLPDQQNLSPAYRITGQPAAVPAQVQVSGPEPLVEAVSRVRTSVSLANAGASLQETRPLQALDQDGREMTGINLEPAQVRVNIPIQQRANARDVGVRVVPSGPPPLGYWLSGLNVSPASVALQGPPERLAEIGGFIDTVPINISQAFGNLETQVPLDLPAGVQALDTNNGSVVRAVNVTVQIKARTGDLLVARPVELPGLPASITATLKPPTVDVLLSGPLPTLQQIENDPILIRVWVDLNGLTPGENVELVPSIITPDGIRAQLMPPAVLVTMSNNAYTWQER
- a CDS encoding serine/threonine protein kinase, giving the protein MSGILNSGTILWSRYRILDLVGQGGMGAIYQAEDLRLEGRLCAIKEVYLDPNASKEHQEQIQAAFHREASVLARLDHPNLPKVSDFFFFNGREYLVMDFVPGQDLREIIENARHRQAFIPEKQALLWTEQLINALEHLHQQDPPVLHRDIKPSNIKVTPNGTIKLVDFGLVKLLLPDDNRTVTVLQGRVTIQYAPLEQIGGDTGHTDGRSDVYSLGATLYHLLTNQPPPDAKTRYIQAKKQPPLSIRTINPDVSLQTEHAVLHAMGLHPEERPANIEQFRRELLTGAPIVVNGERVNGWRAVFWRNRVLLALIAALLILAVILTFTPGLTVENGLETGRQTPISEISP
- a CDS encoding ribonuclease Z, translated to MFEVIFLGTSASAPSIQRGLSANIVLYREHRFLIDCGEGTQRQILRSGLGFKRLNKILLTHGHLDHILGLGGLASTFSRWEAIDSMEIYGGSATLARVKDLLLKVVLRADKLSLKLKFISLKPGLIFEDDAFQLSAFPVTHRGADCFGFLFQEKVRHPFLNDKAEALGVPVGPERRQLVAGKAVTLANGQVIQPDAVLGPAVPGAKLVFVGDTGRTDDLLEVAQNADALIIEATYLNAEAEMAHRFGHITATQAAQLAGQANVQRLYLTHLSRRYRDQDVEDEARAIFPNTTVARDFDRIKVTREKSHRFE